The window GCCGGTGATGAGAACGCTCGACCCGAACTGGCCGGTGGTGCCGGTATCCTGATTCAGCGTCTTCCTGACGTAGCCCGGCGTCTCCGCGTTGGCCACGTTCGACGACACGAGCGAGAGCGCGGCCTGCGTGGCGCGCAGGCCCGACATCGCGGTGGAAAGGGCTTGGCTCAAACCCATGATGTGTACTCGCCTTTACTGCTTCACACGCGCATGTCTGATGCGATCAGCGCACGACGTTCAGGAGGTCCTGCACCATCGAATTGGTCGTCGTGATCACCTTGGTGTTGGCCGAATAGGCCTGCTGCGTCACGATCAGCTTGGTGAACTCGTCGGCAATATCGGTGTTCGAGCTCTCGAGCGACGAACCGACGATGGTGCCGGACTTGCCGAACAACGCCGCGCCGGACTCGTCGGTTGCCTCGAACGCGCCGCCGTCGATGCGCTTGAGGAAGTTGGTGCCGTTGAAGGTCGCCACCGAGATTTCGGCGAGGTCGATATTGCGGCCGTTGGTGTAGTTGCCGACGATGCGGCCGTTGGTCGAGACGCTGACCGACTGCAGCTGGCCGGCCGGGAAGCCGTCCTGCTGGATCTGGTTGACCTGGACGTTGCCGTTGGCGTCCGCGAATTGGGTCACGCCACCGGAGCCGAAATTGATCACGGGGCTGCCGAGCGACACGCCGTTGACGACGGCATTGTTGAGCGCGACCGAGGAGATCGCCGGCGACATCTGGCCGTTCGACGCGAAGGTGAAGTTGATGTTGGCGTTCTGCCACGAGACCTGCGTGCCGGTCGCATTGGGATTGACCTGATAGAACAGGTTCCAGCTATCGGTATGGCCGGCGCCCAGCGAGGAGCTGTCGGTCTTGGCCCAGCGGAATTGCAGGTTCACCGGCGCACCCGACACGTCGTAGGCGGTGACGGCGCCGCCCGAGACGGATTCGTTCAGGAAGGTCGAGTTGTCGTTGCCGACGACCTGGCCGGTGCCCACGGTGCCGCCGCCGCCGCGGGTCGCAACCGCCGAGCCGGTGAAGCCGAGCGCCGCAAGCGCGGTCGAGTTCGAGCTCGTCACGTTGAGGTCGGCCGACGTGCCGGAATGCAGGGTGATCTTGCCGCCGCTGATCGTCGACGGCGTCGCGGTACCAGTAATCGAGTCGATCTTGGCGAGCAGCGTCCCGATGCTGTCGGTGACGTTCAGCTGGTTGCCGGTCGCGCCCGAAGCCACGAAGGTGATGACGGTGCCGTTCACCGTGATCGTATCGGCCGGCACGACCGGGGGGCCGGCGGAGCCGGCGCTGAAGTTGGCATTGATCGAATCGCTGCCCGCCGCGCCCGACAGCAGGGTCGCGGCGGTGTTGGCCACCGACGGCGTCGCCTTGTTGTTCTGCGCGGTGCCGGTGACCGATGAATCGGTATACGGCGCGGCCGGCGTGCCCAGCACCAGCGGGTTATGTCCGGCGCTGAACGCGCCCGGCCGGATCAGCTCGGAGCCCGGAACCGAGGTGTCGTGCGCCGTGGTCAAGGGATAGGACGCGAGGTTGGCGCGGTAGTCGATCTTGGTGGTCTGCTGCGCCGGCAGGAAGTCGTTCTTGAACCGCAGCACCTGCGGCGAGGAGCCCGACGGGTTGCCGGTGGTCGGGTCGATCGGCACGCCCTCGAGATAATAGCCGGCGCCGTTGACCAGATAGCCGTCCTTGTTGAGCTGGAAATCGCCGCGGCGGGTGTAGCGGTCGACGCCGTCGAACACCGGCGAGCCGTCAGTGAAGCTGCCCGGCTTTTGCACCGCGAAGAAGCCGTTGCCGTTGATCGCCATGAAGGTCGCGACCGACGCCGACTGCACGTCGCCCTGCACCGAGTTGGTCGAGCGCGACTGCGCCGTGACGCCGCCGGCGAGCTGCGCGGTCAGCGCGGTCTGCGGGACGAGGTCGAGAAAGGAGGTATCGATGCGCTTGAAGGCCGTGGTCTGCGAGTTGGCGATGTTACCGGAGATGTTCTCGAGCGCGTACGATCCTGCGCGCAAGCCACCGACCGCCGTCGTAAGAGCGCCGAAGATACCCATGACATGTTCTCCAATTCGATTCCCGGCGGCTGGCAATCACAGGAATGGCCGCATCGGCGGAGCATGTCGCAAAGGTCGTGCCACGAAACGAAACGTAACAAAATCATGCGCTTGAAAAAAAAGCCCCGGCCGTTTAACCGGGGCACAATTGCCGGGCAGGCAACAATTGCCGGGAAGAAGCGTGGGCCTGACCGCGCTCCCCCGTCGTGGCTTGACGCGTCTTCTTGACGCGAACCCTTCGCTTGAAAACGCTGTGGCCGTCAGGTCGCCGAGGGTGCGGCCGGGTGAAACACCAGCGCAAAACCGTCCATGCAGTAGCGCAGCCCGGTCGGCTTCGGGCCGTCATCGAAAACATGCCCGAGATGGCCGCCGCAGCGGCGGCAATGCACCTCGGTGCGCAGCATGCCGAAGGTGCGGTCCGACGTGGTGCCGATCGCATTGTCCAGCGGCTTCCAGAAGCTCGGCCAGCCGGTGCCGCTCTCATACTTGGTCTCGGACGAGAACAGCGGCAGGTCACAGCCGGCGCAGGCGAAAGTGCCCTTGCGGTGCTCCTTGAGCAGCGGGCTCGATCCCGGCCGCTCGGTGCCCTCCTGGCGCAGGATCTCATATTGCTGCGGCGTGAGCTGCGCGCGCCACTCGGCGTCGGTCTTCTCGATCTCGAATTTCTCGGCGGCCTGCGCCGGCGAGGCGCGCAGCCAGCGGAAGGCGGCGAGGCCGAACAGGCCGGCGACGGAAGCAAGCAGGATGCGGCGATCGATCATCAATCATCTCCGATGCGGGCGGCCAAAGCTGGCGAAACAAGACTGGCAAACCGGCTCGTCACCAAATACGAACCCCGCCGCCAGACGTTACATCCGCCCGTCCGAGATCCGCTCACTTTCTTGCGAGGGATGGGCAGATGGCGGCTCACCGTCCTCAACCTGCCGGGGCGCGGGCGGCGGCACCGGCCGCGCGGCCGACGGCGGCGGGCGGCGGGGCGGCGGTCCCCGGGTTCCCGCCTTGAGATTGGCCTCGGCCAGCCGCGCCTCGCGGCGGCGCTCCTTCGCACGTGCACCCTCGCGGTAGCGCGCCAGCACGCCCGCCGCGGATGCGGCGCCCCTCGCCCACAGGCTGATGAAATGACCGGCGACCCGGCCGGTGGTGCCGCCGGCCCAGACCAGCTCGAACGGCGAAAACAGCCGCCAGCGGTCGTCGCCCCACAGGATGCTGCGCGCGATCAACTGTCCCGCGAGCGCCGAGGTGTTGAGCCCCTGCCGGCCGAAGCCGCTCGCCACCCACAGGCCCCTGCGCAACTGCCCGATCTGCGGCATGCCATGCACGGTGACGCCGACTGCGCCACCGAACGTGTCGGCGATCGGAACCTTGCCGAGTTGAGGAAACACCGTGGCGATGCGACGTTGCACCGCCGCACCAAGCCGCTTCGGCCGCGCGTCCCAGGTGGTTTCGGGACTGGCCCACAACAGGCGATCGCCATCGACGACACGGAAATGGTCGATGCCGTCGCTGTCGACGACCGAGCCGGAAAAGGCGATCGCCTCCGCCAGCCGTTCCCCGAGCGGTTCGGTCAACGCCGCGTAGCGCCACACCGGCAGCAGCGTATCGGACAAGCGCTTCAGCGGCGCGCCGAGATGGATGTTGCCGGCGAGGACAATGTGGTTGGCGCGCAGTCGCGCCGTCGGCGTCACGATGCGCTTGCGGATGCCCGAGAAATCGATGCTGACGACCGGCGTCTCCTCGAAGATCCGCACGCCCGCCCGCATCGCCAGCGCGGCGAGACCGTGCACATATTTGCGGCCGTCGATCTGGAACGCCTTCGGATAATAGATGCCGTGGAAATAGCGCCCGGTCCTGAGCACGCTGCGCACGCGATCGACCTGCCAGCCTTCGACTTCGGTGGCAAATTCCTCACCCAGCGTCTGCAGGCGGCTGATCAGCGCTTCGCCGACATCCACATTGGAGACTTCCAGCGCGCCGTCGCTCGCCCTGATGCCCGGGATCAGCTCCTCGGTGGCAGTGGCGCGAACATAATCGGCGCCCTCTTTCGAGAGCGCCCACAATTCGCGGGCATCATCGAGGCCGACGCGCTCGATCACATCTGATATCGGCAGGCCGAAACCCGGCATCACGGTGCCGAGATGATGGCCGGAGGCGTTCCAGCCGATCTGGCGGCCCTCGAGCACGGCGACGCTGGCACCAAGCCGCGCCGCCTCGCGTGCCACGGTCAGGCCGGCCAGCCCCGCCCCGACCACGCAAATGTCGACGTCGAGGTCGAACGCCAGACGGTCGCGGAACGGCGAGGCCGCCTCGTCGGGGCCGTCTACCGCACTTGTGGAAGTCTCGCTCATGTCGTTTCTTACGAACCGCTGCGGCGCTTGTCACCTTGTCCAGGGCATGAGCCTGTAGAATTTAATTCGACCAGACCGAATCAAGATGGAAGTCCATGCGCCGTTTGCTGCTGCTGCGCCACGCCAAGACCGAACACGACGCGCCTTCGGGGCAGGACCAGGACCGCCGTCTCGACGAGCGCGGCCACCGCGATGCGGCGGAGATCGGCGGCTGGATCGCCCGCCATCCGCCCCTGCCCGATCTGGCGCTGGTGTCACCGGCGGTCCGCACCACGCAGACCTGGGAGATCGTGCGCGAGGCGCTGAAGGGCGCCGGACGTGCGCCGAAAGTCGAATTCGTGCCGGAACTCTACGGCGCCGATCCGGCGCAATTGCTCACCGTGATCCGGATGGCCTCCGTCACCGACCCGAAGCGGCTGATGCTGATCGGCCATAATCCCGGCATACACGAGCTCGCGCTGACCCTGACCGGCAGCGGCGACGAGGCCGCCAAGCGCGCGCTTGGCGACAATCTGCCGACCTCCGGGCTCGCCGTGTTCGACTTCGCGACCGACGACTGGAACGACGTCTCCTTCCGGCGCGGCAAGCTCGTGCTGTTCGTTAGCCCTAAACTGTTGAAGCAGGCCTTGCGCGGCTGACGCAAGCGGACAGCGCCGCTCTGCCATGCTATATTGATGTTGGCGCGACAGGGGGACCGGTTCGCGGCGACACGACAAGCTACTCCAAGAAAAAGAAGGCGCGCGTCCCGGCACAGGGACCAAACGGCTCCAGACCAATCGCGGACAGGAGGCGCAGATGTACAAGTCCATTCTCGTGCCGATCGACCTCGCCGATACCGATCTGGCGAAGCCGGCGATCGCAACCGCTGCAACATTATCGCAAACCTGGAACGGGGCGGTGCGTCTGCTCAACGTATTGCCGATGACGCCGGTGATGCTCGCCGAATATGTGCCGGCGGATTTCGACAGCCAGCAGCGTGAAACATCGGAAGAAGCGCTCGCGATCGTCGCGCGCGAATCGGGCATCGCCCCCGGGCGCATCTCCGGCGTGGTCCGCCAGGGCGGCATCTATCACGAGATCCTCGAAGAGGCCGCGACCATGAAGGCCGACCTGATCGTGATGACCTCGCACCGCCCGGCGATGCGCACCTATTTCCTCGGCTCGAACGCCGGACACGTGGTGCGCTACGCCAAATGCTCGGTGCTCGTGGTGCGGCACTAAAACGGGACGAGTGATGGGGCCGTCGCAGGCGGCGCTGCCAAAATATCGAAAACAACCCCATGCAAAGGAGCCGGCGGCTGGCGAGCTTCGACTAGGCGACTTGACACGTCGGGCAACTCAGAGATATTCTTCTAATATTCCGAAATTGCGCCCCGCATCCCCTCGCCCCCGCGCTATGCACCCGAAACGGACGCATTGTGCTCCCGCCGAGTTCTTCACCTTGACCCAACTCGGACATCACGCGCTCAACTTCAGAGGCGCAATCCGGTTGATTTAGCTCAACACTGATAGCTTTCTGTCTGTCACTGATAGCTATTCCGCAGGATCAGGACCGCTTAGAGCGCTGCGGTCCGACCAACTTGAGCGAGATTGTCATGAGCACGATGCAAATCGGCCGGCCGCCAGGAATGGGACTTGGGTCAGTCATGGTGCACGCATTGGCGAAGAACTGGTGGGTGCTTCTATTACGCGGCATCGCCGCGATCATATTCGGTGTGCTCGCGTTCGCTTGGCCAGGCATGACCCTTCTGACGCTTATCATGTTCTACGGTGCATTTGCGATGGTTGATGGAGCGCTCGCGATAATTGCCGCTATTACCGGTGGCGCGCCGACACCACGCTGGTGGCTGGCCATTGTCGGCCTGCTTGGCATTGCAACGGGGCTCCTCGTGTTCATGATGCCGGGTCTTACTGCGCTTGTGCTGCTGTATTTCATCGGCGGCTGGGCGATCGCGACCGGCGTGTTTCAGATTATCGGCGCGATCAGGCTGCGCAAGGAGATCGACGACGAGTGGTACCTGATTTTGGGTGGCGTCGTTTCGGTGCTGTTCGGTATCGGTGTCATGATGGCTCCGGGGGCTGGCGCGCTCGCATTGCTTTGGGTCATCGGCACTTACGCCGTGATTATGGGCGTGATTTTGGTTGCACTGGCGTTTCGGCTCAGGAGGCTTGCTCATTCCTGAGCTGTTGCCGCAGCCTTCCCGAGTTCTCATCCGACCCGTTGACGCAATCGGGGCAAATAATAAGACCCGCCCTCCCCTTGGCCCTCACCCGACAGGTTTGATTTGTCGAGACAAGCCGACCGTCAATGTTCCTGACAGTTCTCTTCGCTGCTTGTCTGGTGGTGATCACCGTGGCCATTCACGCGATCGGGTTGGACACGCTGCTCCGGTGCATGATGCGGTCGCACGCCTTGGCCGCATCGGGCTTCCGGCGCGTCACGTCAGCTGTGATTGCGCTGGCTTGCTGGCTGGTTCTGATCCACCTGGCTGAGATTTCGGTCTGGGGTTTGTTCTACTTCTGGCAAGGCTGCCTTCCCGATCTCGGGTCTGCGTTCTATTTTTCCGCAGGCGCCTACACGACCATTGGCAGCGGTCTTGCGTTGCCCGCGCACTGGCGGATGTTCGCGCCGCTTGAGGCTTTGTCGGCCGCTCTCATGTTTGGACTCTCGACCGGGCTATTCTTCGCGGTGGTCAGCCGTTGGATCCGCAACTGGACGGACTGGCAAAACGCGCTCACGTCCGACTTGCAGCAGAACAAATAGAACGACAGCTATCTGTACCAAGGTTGCGTAACATACCTGCGCGCGCCGGCTTCCGCTCCCATTCAGACCATCACCCTTGCTTGACACAGATCAAGCCCAACCAATCCCATAAGTTTACTGTGAGAGCTTCGCCTGTTCTCCCCGCGTGGGCGACGCCGATGGATGTCCCATGACAATGAAAACCGCGTGCAGATGCTCGACCCAATGTGGGATCGGAACAATCGCGAAGTCCATTTCTCGTCTGATGGTTGGCGCGCTAGGCACGCTATTCTCCCTGGGGGCATTGGCGCAGCAGCCACAGCCCGTGGGGCCGTACAAGGATTTCAACGGCACCATCAATCTCGATGTTCGCGATTCGAAGGCCGACTGGGGGCCGTTCACGCCGAAGAAGGCACCAGCGGGCGCACCGAACATCTTGTTCGTCCTCTACGACGACACCGGGCTTGCCGCCTGGTCGCCCTACGGCGGCCGGATCAACATGCCCACGCTCGACAAGCTTGCACAGAACGGAATCACCTATACGCAGTGGCATACGGTAGCGCTCTGTTCGCCGACCCGGTCCACGCTGTTGACGGGCCGCAATCACACCTTGAACGGCATGGCGGCCATTACGGAAGCCTCCAATGGCTTTCCGGGTTGGGCGGGTCGTATCCCGCCGCAAGCCGCGACCATCGCGCAGGTCCTTCAGGACAACGGCTACAGCACTTTCTGGCTAGGCAAGAATCATAACGTTCCGGAGCAGGATGTTGCCGAGGGCGGCGACCGCAAGACTTGGCCTCTCGGTCAGGGATTTGAGCGCTACTACGGCTTCATCGGCGGGGAGACTAACCAGTGGTACCCGGACCTCGTCGAGGACAATCACTTCATCGAGCCGCCGGCCTCACCGGAGCACGGCTACCATCTTTCCAAGGATCTCGCCGATCAGGCCATCAAGATGATCCGCAACCAGCAGGCTGCGACTCCCTCGAAGCCGTGGTTCATGTTCTACAATCCAGGCGCCAATCACGCGCCGCACCAGGCCCCGAAGGAATACATCGCCAAGTACAAGGGCAAGTTCGACGATGGCTACGAAGCGTATCGCACCTGGGTGCTGGCGCGCATGATCGAGAAGGGCGTCGTGCCGAAGGACACCAAGCTGACGCCGATCAACCCGATGCCTGAGTCCCAGGCGAACCCGGCAGATGCCGTTCGCCCGTGGAACACGCTCAACGCGGACGAGAAGAAACTGTTCTCGCATATGGCCGAAGTCTGGGCCGGATTGTCGGAATACACCGACGCCCAGATCGGCCGAGTTATCGAGTACCTGGAGAAGACCGGGCAGCTCGAGAACACCATGGTTCTCTACGCCGCCGACAACGGCACCTCAGGCGAGGGTACGCCGAACGGGTCCGTCAACGAGAACAAGTTCTTCAACGGCTATCCCGATGACCTGGCCGAGAACATGAAACTGTTCGACAAGCTCGGGGGACCGGACACCTATGGCCATTTCCCCACCGGATGGGCAGTGGCATTCTCAACGCCATTCCAGATGTTCAAACGCTACGCGCAGTATTCCGGCGGCACGGCCGATCCGCTCGTCATTTCCTGGCCCAAAGGCATCAAGGCCCGTGGCGAAATTCGGGACCAGTACCACCACTCGGTCGACATCGTGCCGACGATCCTCGACGTTGTCGGCATCGAGATGCCCAGGGTCTATCGCGGCGTGGAGCAGTTCCCGCTCTCCGGCGTTTCGATGCGCTACACTTTCGATGCGGCGCCGCATGCGCCGACGCAGAAGAAGCGGCAGTTCTACTCCATGCTCGGCACTCGCGGGATGTGGGAGGACGGCTGGCTCGCTGCTGCGGTCCACGCCCCGTTCACCGGCAAGGGACACTTCGATCAGGACCAATGGCAGCTCTATCACGTCGACGAGGACCGCTCGGAGTCGACCGACCTGGCGAAGCAGTATCCCGAGAAGCTAGAGGTGCTCAAGAAGGCATGGGACGAGGAAGCCCGAGCCAATCTGGCTCTGCCGATTGATGACCGAACCGCGTCCGAAATCCTGCTGATCGAGCGCCCTTCGTCCGAAGCAATCCGTGACCGTTACGTCTATTACCCCGATACGGCGCCGGTGCCGGAAGGCGTCGCCGTCAACGTGCGCAATCGCTCGTACAAGATCCTCGCCAATGTCGAGATATCAGACGCGGATGCCGGCGGCGTGATCTTCGCCCACGGCTCTCGCTTCGGCGGGCACGCACTGTTCATCAAGGATCACAAGCTCTACTACGTGTACAACTTCCTCGGCATCAAGCCCGAGCAGAAGTTCGTCTCCAAAGAGACACTGAAGCCCGGCAAGTACACGCTCGGAATGGAGTTCACACGCACGGGTGCCGGCCCTCACAAGGAGTCGGTCGGTACAATGAACCTGTACATCAACGACAAGGTTGTTGCCGAAGGTTCAATGAAGACGCAGGCGGCCAAGTTCACCTTGTCGGGCGACGGCCTCTGCGTCGGCTACGACAGCGGCGACGCCGTCAGCGCGGAATACAAGACGCCCGGGACATTCCATGGCGGAACCATTCAGGCGGTCGGCATCACGGTCGAAAAGGCTTCGTACGAGGCCCTCGAAATGGAAGCGCAGAGAGCGCTGGCTCGCGACTAACCGTAAGATAGCAGCTCACGCGGGCCGCTTGCAGGAGCGACCCGCGATTACATCGCCTGAAGCCCGTGCACGAATAGAATGGATATCTCCTTCTGGCCCCTCTTGAGACATGCCGGACGGCCGTGACGATGTCCGCTTCCGAATGAAGACCGCAAGTGCCGACCCGCCGGTGCGAGGTCTCAGTTTGACCCGAAGCGGGCTTCGCCGCGTGGCATTCGATCATCACGCCGGATTGCATACCGCGTCGCGACGATTGGTCCAGGTTGATCTATATCAAAGGTGCTGAGCTCGACGAGAGCAATCTGCGTCTCTTTTCCGCAGATGCGCAGGAGTTTGCCGCCATGGACGTCATTCGCAGTGCGCTTGTCGGCTCCTGTCTTCTCGCCCTCGGTTGGGGCTCGGCTTCAGCTCAACAAGTCACGGATGTACCGGGTTCTCCCAGCGCCACAACCACGATCGACGGAAAGCAGCTGCCGCCGCCCGACCCGAAATTCGGCGGCATCATCAAGGAGAAAGCCTCCGACTCGACACCTTGGTGGGCTCCGCGCGTGGTGCCTCCGAAAGGCGCGCCAAACGTGCTGCTCATCATGACAGATGATCAGGGCTTCGGTGCGCCAAGCACATTCGGCGGCGTCATCCCCACGCCTGCGATGGATCGCATCGCAAAGGCCGGTCTGCGCTACACCAATTTTCATTCCACCTCGCTGTGCTCGCCGACGCGGGCGGCCCTTATTACGGGGCGCAACCATCACTCGGTCGGCTTCGGGGTGGTCGGCGAAGTTGCGACGGGTTTCCCGGGCTACGACTCGATCATCCCGATTGAAAAGGGCACCATTGGCACGACCCTGAAGGCCAACGGATATGCAACGTCGTGGTTCGGCAAGGACCATAACACGCCCTCTTACCAGTCGAGCCAAGCCGGGCCGTTCAATCAATGGCCCAGCGGCATGGGTTTCGATTATTTCTATGGCTTCGTCGGCGGCGACGCCAGCCAGTGGCAACCGAACCTGTTCCGCAACACCACGGCCATCTATCCGTTCGAGGGTAATCCCAAGTGGAATCTAGAAACGGCGATGGCCGACGACGCCATCCAGCACATAAAGCAGCTCAAGGAGATCGCACCGGACCAACCGTTCTTTGTCTATTACGTGCCGGGCGCCACCCATGCGCCGCATCATCCGACGCCGGAATGGATCAAGAAGATCGGCGATATGCACCTGTTCGACGGCGGTTGGAACAAGGTGCGTGAGACCATATTTGCCAATCAAAAGCGCCTGGGCATCATGCCCGAAAACGCCAAGCTGACGCCGTGGCCGAAGGAATTGCCGCAGTGGGATTCTCTCGGTTTCGAGGAGAAAAAGCTCTTCATTAAGCAAGCTGATGTCTATGGCGCTTACCTCGCCTACGCCGACAACGAGATCGGCCGGGTCATCCAGGCCGTCGAAGACCTCGGCGAGCTCGACAATACCCTGATCATCTATATCGGCGGCGATAACGGCGCGAGCGCCGAAGGCATGCTCAATGGCACGCCGAACGAATTCACCACGTTCAATGGCGTCGAAGTTCCGGTTAAAGACCAGTTTCTCTGGTATCCGTTCTGGGGATCGGACAGGACCTTCCCGCATTATGCGGCAGAATGGGCGTGGGCGATGGATACACCGTTCAAATGGGTGAAGCAGGTGCCGTCGCACTTCGGCGGCACGGCACAGGGCATGGTCATGTCCTGGCCCGGCCACATCAACGATGTGGGCAGCATCCGCAGCCAATTCCATCACGTCATCGACATCGTGCCGACCATCCTTGAGGCGACGGGCATTCCGCAACCGGACACGGTCAACGGCATCAAGCAGATCCCCATCGAGGGGGTGAGCATGATGTACGCGTGGGATAAGGCAAACGCCAACGCAACGAGCAAGCACACGACGCAATACTTCGAGATGCTCGGCAATCGCGCGATCTATAGCAATGGGTGGGTGGCGGCCACGACGCCGGCGACGCTCCCGTGGGAGCTAAGCTCCGCTACGCCTCCAGATGTGATCACCGGCTACAATTGGGAACTCTACAACGTCCAGGAGGATCCAACCCAGTTCAACGATCTGGCCGCCAAGATGCCGGACAAGCTCAAGCAGATGCAGGAGCTGTTCTACTCCGAG of the Bradyrhizobium quebecense genome contains:
- a CDS encoding flagellar hook-basal body complex protein, which codes for MGIFGALTTAVGGLRAGSYALENISGNIANSQTTAFKRIDTSFLDLVPQTALTAQLAGGVTAQSRSTNSVQGDVQSASVATFMAINGNGFFAVQKPGSFTDGSPVFDGVDRYTRRGDFQLNKDGYLVNGAGYYLEGVPIDPTTGNPSGSSPQVLRFKNDFLPAQQTTKIDYRANLASYPLTTAHDTSVPGSELIRPGAFSAGHNPLVLGTPAAPYTDSSVTGTAQNNKATPSVANTAATLLSGAAGSDSINANFSAGSAGPPVVPADTITVNGTVITFVASGATGNQLNVTDSIGTLLAKIDSITGTATPSTISGGKITLHSGTSADLNVTSSNSTALAALGFTGSAVATRGGGGTVGTGQVVGNDNSTFLNESVSGGAVTAYDVSGAPVNLQFRWAKTDSSSLGAGHTDSWNLFYQVNPNATGTQVSWQNANINFTFASNGQMSPAISSVALNNAVVNGVSLGSPVINFGSGGVTQFADANGNVQVNQIQQDGFPAGQLQSVSVSTNGRIVGNYTNGRNIDLAEISVATFNGTNFLKRIDGGAFEATDESGAALFGKSGTIVGSSLESSNTDIADEFTKLIVTQQAYSANTKVITTTNSMVQDLLNVVR
- the msrB gene encoding peptide-methionine (R)-S-oxide reductase MsrB, whose translation is MIDRRILLASVAGLFGLAAFRWLRASPAQAAEKFEIEKTDAEWRAQLTPQQYEILRQEGTERPGSSPLLKEHRKGTFACAGCDLPLFSSETKYESGTGWPSFWKPLDNAIGTTSDRTFGMLRTEVHCRRCGGHLGHVFDDGPKPTGLRYCMDGFALVFHPAAPSAT
- a CDS encoding NAD(P)/FAD-dependent oxidoreductase, with the translated sequence MSETSTSAVDGPDEAASPFRDRLAFDLDVDICVVGAGLAGLTVAREAARLGASVAVLEGRQIGWNASGHHLGTVMPGFGLPISDVIERVGLDDARELWALSKEGADYVRATATEELIPGIRASDGALEVSNVDVGEALISRLQTLGEEFATEVEGWQVDRVRSVLRTGRYFHGIYYPKAFQIDGRKYVHGLAALAMRAGVRIFEETPVVSIDFSGIRKRIVTPTARLRANHIVLAGNIHLGAPLKRLSDTLLPVWRYAALTEPLGERLAEAIAFSGSVVDSDGIDHFRVVDGDRLLWASPETTWDARPKRLGAAVQRRIATVFPQLGKVPIADTFGGAVGVTVHGMPQIGQLRRGLWVASGFGRQGLNTSALAGQLIARSILWGDDRWRLFSPFELVWAGGTTGRVAGHFISLWARGAASAAGVLARYREGARAKERRREARLAEANLKAGTRGPPPRRPPPSAARPVPPPAPRQVEDGEPPSAHPSQESERISDGRM
- a CDS encoding SixA phosphatase family protein is translated as MRRLLLLRHAKTEHDAPSGQDQDRRLDERGHRDAAEIGGWIARHPPLPDLALVSPAVRTTQTWEIVREALKGAGRAPKVEFVPELYGADPAQLLTVIRMASVTDPKRLMLIGHNPGIHELALTLTGSGDEAAKRALGDNLPTSGLAVFDFATDDWNDVSFRRGKLVLFVSPKLLKQALRG
- a CDS encoding universal stress protein, translating into MYKSILVPIDLADTDLAKPAIATAATLSQTWNGAVRLLNVLPMTPVMLAEYVPADFDSQQRETSEEALAIVARESGIAPGRISGVVRQGGIYHEILEEAATMKADLIVMTSHRPAMRTYFLGSNAGHVVRYAKCSVLVVRH
- a CDS encoding HdeD family acid-resistance protein; translation: MSTMQIGRPPGMGLGSVMVHALAKNWWVLLLRGIAAIIFGVLAFAWPGMTLLTLIMFYGAFAMVDGALAIIAAITGGAPTPRWWLAIVGLLGIATGLLVFMMPGLTALVLLYFIGGWAIATGVFQIIGAIRLRKEIDDEWYLILGGVVSVLFGIGVMMAPGAGALALLWVIGTYAVIMGVILVALAFRLRRLAHS
- a CDS encoding ion channel → MFLTVLFAACLVVITVAIHAIGLDTLLRCMMRSHALAASGFRRVTSAVIALACWLVLIHLAEISVWGLFYFWQGCLPDLGSAFYFSAGAYTTIGSGLALPAHWRMFAPLEALSAALMFGLSTGLFFAVVSRWIRNWTDWQNALTSDLQQNK
- a CDS encoding arylsulfatase — translated: MGDADGCPMTMKTACRCSTQCGIGTIAKSISRLMVGALGTLFSLGALAQQPQPVGPYKDFNGTINLDVRDSKADWGPFTPKKAPAGAPNILFVLYDDTGLAAWSPYGGRINMPTLDKLAQNGITYTQWHTVALCSPTRSTLLTGRNHTLNGMAAITEASNGFPGWAGRIPPQAATIAQVLQDNGYSTFWLGKNHNVPEQDVAEGGDRKTWPLGQGFERYYGFIGGETNQWYPDLVEDNHFIEPPASPEHGYHLSKDLADQAIKMIRNQQAATPSKPWFMFYNPGANHAPHQAPKEYIAKYKGKFDDGYEAYRTWVLARMIEKGVVPKDTKLTPINPMPESQANPADAVRPWNTLNADEKKLFSHMAEVWAGLSEYTDAQIGRVIEYLEKTGQLENTMVLYAADNGTSGEGTPNGSVNENKFFNGYPDDLAENMKLFDKLGGPDTYGHFPTGWAVAFSTPFQMFKRYAQYSGGTADPLVISWPKGIKARGEIRDQYHHSVDIVPTILDVVGIEMPRVYRGVEQFPLSGVSMRYTFDAAPHAPTQKKRQFYSMLGTRGMWEDGWLAAAVHAPFTGKGHFDQDQWQLYHVDEDRSESTDLAKQYPEKLEVLKKAWDEEARANLALPIDDRTASEILLIERPSSEAIRDRYVYYPDTAPVPEGVAVNVRNRSYKILANVEISDADAGGVIFAHGSRFGGHALFIKDHKLYYVYNFLGIKPEQKFVSKETLKPGKYTLGMEFTRTGAGPHKESVGTMNLYINDKVVAEGSMKTQAAKFTLSGDGLCVGYDSGDAVSAEYKTPGTFHGGTIQAVGITVEKASYEALEMEAQRALARD
- a CDS encoding arylsulfatase, producing MDVIRSALVGSCLLALGWGSASAQQVTDVPGSPSATTTIDGKQLPPPDPKFGGIIKEKASDSTPWWAPRVVPPKGAPNVLLIMTDDQGFGAPSTFGGVIPTPAMDRIAKAGLRYTNFHSTSLCSPTRAALITGRNHHSVGFGVVGEVATGFPGYDSIIPIEKGTIGTTLKANGYATSWFGKDHNTPSYQSSQAGPFNQWPSGMGFDYFYGFVGGDASQWQPNLFRNTTAIYPFEGNPKWNLETAMADDAIQHIKQLKEIAPDQPFFVYYVPGATHAPHHPTPEWIKKIGDMHLFDGGWNKVRETIFANQKRLGIMPENAKLTPWPKELPQWDSLGFEEKKLFIKQADVYGAYLAYADNEIGRVIQAVEDLGELDNTLIIYIGGDNGASAEGMLNGTPNEFTTFNGVEVPVKDQFLWYPFWGSDRTFPHYAAEWAWAMDTPFKWVKQVPSHFGGTAQGMVMSWPGHINDVGSIRSQFHHVIDIVPTILEATGIPQPDTVNGIKQIPIEGVSMMYAWDKANANATSKHTTQYFEMLGNRAIYSNGWVAATTPATLPWELSSATPPDVITGYNWELYNVQEDPTQFNDLAAKMPDKLKQMQELFYSEAKKYNVLPLDNSTLARWNAPRPNLTAGRTVFTYSGELSGVPASAAPSILGKSYTITAEVTIPEGGAEGMIVTEGGRFGGYGLFLSKGEAGIGRGKAVFLYNLLDLKRTMWEGPELSAGKHIIVFDFRCDGPGLGKGGTGVLSVDGKEEARETMKNTIPVTFPEDETFDVGLDTRSGVAMIEYRYEPPFKFTGKIDKLTFKLEPFTPEQEAKAKP